In Bradysia coprophila strain Holo2 unplaced genomic scaffold, BU_Bcop_v1 contig_358, whole genome shotgun sequence, one DNA window encodes the following:
- the LOC119081322 gene encoding uncharacterized protein LOC119081322, producing MDASSQYVWNIRFINEIEKRPGIWNESIKSRDSQKQLWEELSQVFNNKSVDSLKRKYKSLKQKFHQQLGTIPQTNNEYDVDPRSFESDWPHYEQMLFLLNEFEAKKNEKRKPPSPEEVPVPKKKRVEEIVKNLVEKHDGDDDKTSAEKQTELDVHNVSSENMLKEGTSTEIMVRPDILPVPSADDGLYHFLMGLYSSMNELDPIRKINVQARIYAMLSQEVTAAAKK from the exons ATGGACGCGTCAAGTCAATATGTTTGGAACATTAGGTTTATCAACGAAATAGAAAAACGACCAGGCATATGGAATGAATCCATTAAATCGAGAGATTCGCAAAAACAGCTATGGGAAGAGCTATCACAAGTGTTCAATAATAAATCGG TTGATTCACTGAAACGGAAATACAAAAGTTTGAAACAGAAATTCCACCAGCAATTAGGCACCATTCCGCAAACGAATAACGAATACGATGTCGACCCTCGGTCGTTTGAAAGTGATTGGCCACATTATGAACAGATGCTTTTTCTAT TAAACGAATTTGAAgcaaaaaagaatgaaaaaaggAAGCCACCTAGCCCAGAAGAAGTTCCTGTTCCTAAAAAGAAACGAGTTGAagaaattgtcaaaaatttggttgaaaaACATGATGGAGATGATGACAAAACTAGTGCTGAGAAGCAAACTGAGCTTGATGTACACAATGTTTCAAGCGAAAACATGCTAAAAGAAGGAACTTCAACCGAAATAATGGTAAGACCTGACATTCTTCCAGTGCCATCAGCTGACGACGGTCTGTACCACTTCTTAATGGGCCTATACAGTAGTATGAACGAATTGGATCCGATTCGTAAAATCAATGTCCAGGCCCGAATTTACGCGATGCTTAGTCAAGAGGTGACAGCAGCCGCAAAGAAGTGA